A single genomic interval of Alcaligenes sp. SDU_A2 harbors:
- a CDS encoding DUF3540 domain-containing protein, which yields MGLPVRMVSGLHVPPLFWQARVKARLESGQFEVDCGERAWVVPVAVSCLVQPQAGDKVWVGGADGEQAYVFAVLERPQGGALHLVAEQGLHVQSNQGDIHISSAADLSLQSAGHLRQSGRELSLTTGTLRILAKMHETVADRLSQVCNHVFRLTEKEECWRGGRMDVQAQHQLRLHARHTLMTARELVKVDADQIHMG from the coding sequence ATGGGATTGCCCGTACGCATGGTATCCGGCTTGCATGTTCCCCCTTTGTTCTGGCAGGCACGGGTGAAGGCCCGCTTGGAGTCGGGGCAATTCGAGGTGGACTGCGGCGAGCGTGCCTGGGTCGTGCCGGTGGCAGTCAGTTGCCTGGTGCAGCCGCAGGCCGGCGACAAAGTTTGGGTGGGCGGTGCAGATGGCGAACAGGCCTATGTGTTTGCCGTGCTCGAACGCCCGCAAGGCGGCGCTTTGCATCTGGTGGCCGAGCAGGGCCTGCACGTCCAGTCCAACCAGGGTGATATCCATATATCGTCGGCGGCGGATCTGTCGCTGCAATCGGCGGGCCATCTGCGGCAGTCGGGTCGGGAGTTGAGCCTGACCACAGGCACATTGCGCATCTTGGCCAAGATGCACGAGACGGTGGCCGACCGGCTCTCGCAGGTGTGCAACCATGTTTTCAGGCTGACCGAAAAAGAAGAATGCTGGCGGGGCGGACGCATGGATGTGCAGGCCCAGCACCAGTTACGCCTGCATGCACGGCACACCTTGATGACCGCGCGCGAACTGGTCAAGGTGGATGCCGACCAGATTCATATGGGATAA
- a CDS encoding type VI secretion system Vgr family protein encodes MLTERLVQVHSPLGPGALLFHALQGREGLSQPFELQADVLCTTPLLDLRGLLGESLSLEIKTVSGLPRFLDGRISAFRLLGKTGRSDRFYTYRATLRPWLWFLSQNMDSRIFQEKTVPEVLQEVLGRYSFAWEVRLTQDYPRQTYCVQYQESDFQFVSRLMEREGIYYWFEHRQGAHTLVMADDVGQHAAAPWLAELPFVSPDRVAHPDVEHIHAWHPYEQVTPGRYATADYDYCKPGASLDAARSNPAQHALGDLEVYEWAGGYTEPEHGEHYSRLRLEALQAVRSQAQAQTNARGVAPGYLLAVRNHPRPEDNRDYLVTQADYDFLDAGQVGDARVASHYFVDFLVMPASQPYRPVRRTPVPRTYGPQTARVAGKSGEQLWTDQYGRIKVQFLWDRYGQANENSSCWLRVSSPWAGGGFGGIQLPRVGDEVIVDFLGGDPDRPIVVGRVYNASNMPPWNLPDNATQSGFLSRSKDGDPSNANAFMFEDRAGQERIWLHAERNLDTEIEGDETHTVDGNRTTTVLGHDQLTVMATRTTSVQALETETFHSGVLRSVAGAVDETIEGEQTLTHTGDVTRTVTGNVTDTLTGELTETITGDVTQTVTGEVTDSITGTCHSTQTGDYTRTVTGAVDYTVTGDVKETVTGNVDVSTTGNIIDTLTGDLTKSISGPVNITAATGVNITTPSWKVNVTSSEKWWIPHTEKVTGFRLNGTMSSLDAWGVRAQVYGINFQAAVFKMDHSKFKDEDAYVNLKKSAVYLGKQAVRVGSSALRLAKSGLHVFF; translated from the coding sequence ATGCTGACAGAACGTCTTGTTCAAGTGCATAGTCCTTTGGGACCGGGCGCCTTGTTGTTTCACGCCTTGCAGGGCCGGGAAGGGTTGTCCCAGCCGTTTGAGTTGCAGGCCGATGTGCTGTGTACGACGCCCTTGTTGGATCTGCGCGGCCTGCTGGGCGAGTCCTTGAGTCTCGAGATCAAGACCGTCAGCGGATTGCCGCGTTTTCTGGATGGCCGCATCAGTGCATTTCGCTTGCTGGGCAAGACCGGGCGCAGCGACCGCTTCTACACCTATAGGGCAACGCTGCGTCCTTGGCTCTGGTTCTTGAGCCAGAACATGGACAGCCGCATTTTCCAGGAAAAGACAGTACCCGAAGTGCTGCAGGAGGTGCTGGGCCGCTATTCTTTCGCGTGGGAAGTGCGTTTGACGCAGGACTATCCCCGCCAGACGTACTGTGTCCAGTATCAGGAAAGCGATTTTCAGTTTGTCAGCCGCCTGATGGAGCGCGAAGGCATTTACTACTGGTTCGAGCACAGGCAAGGCGCGCATACCTTGGTCATGGCCGACGATGTAGGGCAGCATGCCGCCGCGCCGTGGCTGGCCGAGCTGCCCTTTGTGTCACCGGACCGGGTCGCGCATCCCGATGTGGAGCACATCCATGCCTGGCATCCTTACGAGCAGGTGACGCCGGGCCGATACGCCACCGCCGATTACGATTATTGCAAGCCGGGGGCCAGCCTGGATGCGGCCCGCAGCAATCCAGCCCAGCATGCATTGGGCGATCTGGAGGTCTACGAATGGGCAGGGGGCTATACCGAGCCCGAGCATGGCGAGCATTACTCGCGTCTGCGCCTGGAGGCCTTGCAGGCAGTGCGCAGTCAGGCGCAGGCCCAGACCAATGCCCGTGGCGTGGCCCCGGGCTATCTGCTGGCTGTGCGCAACCACCCGCGTCCCGAGGACAATCGTGACTACTTGGTGACCCAAGCTGATTACGACTTTCTGGATGCGGGACAGGTGGGCGATGCCAGGGTGGCCAGCCATTATTTCGTCGACTTTCTGGTCATGCCGGCCAGTCAGCCCTATCGTCCGGTACGTCGCACTCCCGTGCCGCGCACGTATGGTCCGCAGACGGCCCGCGTGGCGGGTAAAAGTGGCGAACAGTTGTGGACGGATCAGTACGGGCGCATCAAGGTTCAGTTCCTGTGGGATCGGTACGGTCAGGCGAACGAGAACAGTTCGTGCTGGCTGCGCGTGTCCAGTCCGTGGGCGGGGGGCGGCTTTGGGGGGATTCAGTTGCCGCGCGTCGGCGACGAGGTGATTGTGGATTTTCTGGGCGGCGACCCGGACCGCCCGATTGTAGTGGGCCGTGTCTATAACGCCAGCAATATGCCGCCGTGGAACCTGCCGGACAATGCGACGCAAAGCGGCTTTTTGAGTCGTTCCAAGGATGGCGACCCCAGCAATGCCAATGCCTTCATGTTCGAGGACAGAGCCGGTCAGGAGCGTATCTGGCTGCATGCCGAGCGCAATCTGGATACCGAGATCGAAGGCGACGAAACGCATACCGTCGATGGCAATCGGACCACCACGGTCTTGGGGCACGACCAACTGACGGTGATGGCGACCCGTACCACGTCGGTGCAGGCGTTGGAGACGGAGACGTTCCACAGCGGCGTGCTGCGCAGCGTGGCCGGCGCGGTGGATGAAACCATCGAAGGCGAGCAGACGCTGACCCATACAGGGGATGTGACGCGCACCGTTACCGGGAATGTGACCGACACGTTGACGGGTGAGCTGACCGAGACGATTACCGGCGATGTGACCCAGACCGTGACAGGCGAGGTGACCGACTCCATTACCGGTACGTGCCATTCCACGCAGACCGGCGACTATACGCGCACGGTGACCGGCGCGGTCGATTACACCGTAACGGGTGACGTGAAGGAAACGGTGACCGGTAATGTGGACGTGAGCACGACCGGTAACATCATCGATACCTTGACCGGGGATCTGACCAAAAGCATTTCCGGCCCGGTGAATATTACCGCCGCCACCGGCGTCAATATCACCACGCCTAGCTGGAAGGTCAATGTGACCAGTTCGGAGAAGTGGTGGATTCCGCATACAGAAAAAGTTACGGGGTTCCGTCTGAACGGCACGATGTCATCTTTGGATGCCTGGGGCGTGCGGGCGCAGGTGTATGGCATCAATTTCCAGGCGGCGGTGTTCAAAATGGATCATTCCAAGTTCAAGGACGAAGATGCCTACGTGAACCTGAAGAAAAGCGCGGTCTATCTGGGTAAGCAGGCTGTGCGTGTCGGCAGTTCGGCCTTGCGGCTGGCCAAGTCCGGCTTGCATGTTTTTTTCTGA